One genomic segment of Linepithema humile isolate Giens D197 chromosome 5, Lhum_UNIL_v1.0, whole genome shotgun sequence includes these proteins:
- the LOC105674074 gene encoding lipase 3-like isoform X2: MPSMLLNIDAPHAIIDTKTTIINDNKNSDLSASSNCHRVLETLESCSTNNSKLPVIISHGLISSSADWVLLGPHKALAYTLCDNGFDVWLANARGNTYSKCHKYYSTKDREFWNFSWHEIGYYDIPAMIDYVLEKTGHSQLYYIGHSQGTTAFYVMGSERPEYNAKVKTMISLAPIAFLSNQRSPLLKLIVHFYSLMEWGSHICNIHEWFPRNKWQTRIMSTFMRNAPCMVTKGFCSCWFYLIAGFGSDQLDKSMLPLIFGHFPAGSSTKQIIHYSQIIISESFRKFDYGSKENLALYGSTQPPKYRLERIKVPIAIFYSENDFLADYADIQKLVTRLPNVIQVKKIAYEKFNHIDYLWGRDARTFLYNSIVAILKKF; encoded by the exons ATGCCAtcgatgttattaaatattgatgccCCACACGCTATCATAGATACCAAGAcaacaattattaatgataacaAAAATAGTGACTTGTCAGCTTCCTCCAATTGTCACAGAGTCTTGGAAACTCTTGAATCTTGTAGTACAAATAATTCGAAATTACCAGTTATTATAAGCCATGGGCTCATATCAAGTTCTGCAGATTGGGTGCTGTTAGGACCTCACAAAGCTCTCG CATACACTCTTTGTGACAATGGATTCGATGTTTGGCTCGCAAATGCTCGTGGAAATACCTATTCCAAGTGTCACAAATATTACTCAACTAAAGATAGagaattttggaattttag CTGGCACGAGATTGGATACTACGATATACCAGCGATGATAGATTATGTCTTAGAGAAAACTGGTCATTCCCAATTATATTACATCGGCCACAGTCAGGGTACAACCGCGTTCTACGTTATGGGAAGCGAAAGGCCAGAATACAACGCTAAAGTCAAGACAATGATCAGTTTGGCGCCTATAGCATTCTTATCAAATCAAAGAAGCCCCCTTTTGAAATTGATCgtacatttttatagtttaatggAG TGGGGATCCCATATTTGTAACATACATGAATGGTTTCCTCGTAACAAGTGGCAAACGCGTATAATGAGCACCTTCATGCGCAATGCTCCTTGCATGGTGACAAAAGGTTTCTGCAGTTGTTGGTTTTATCTTATCGCCGGATTTGGTAGTGATCAGCTCGATAAATCCATGTTGCCTTTAATATTCGGACATTTCCCAGCAGGCAGTTcaacaaaacaaataattcattaCAGTCAGATAATAATCTCTg AATCTTTTCGGAAGTTTGATTATGGCTCTAAAGAAAATCTGGCGCTCTATGGATCCACTCAACCACCTAAATATAGACttgaaagaataaaagtaCCTATAGCGATCTTTTATAGCGAGAATGATTTTTTGGCTGATTATGCC GATATTCAAAAACTAGTTACTAGATTACCAAATGTTATACAAGTTAAAAAGATAgcgtatgaaaaatttaatcacaTTGATTATCTTTGGGGTCGTGATGCGAGGACATTTCTATACAACAGTATTGTCgctatattaaagaaattttaa
- the LOC105674074 gene encoding lipase 3-like isoform X1 — translation MNKLTSQDEAHMTTPELIKAHGYIAETHQIWTEDDYCLNVHRVLPPNDQMPSMLLNIDAPHAIIDTKTTIINDNKNSDLSASSNCHRVLETLESCSTNNSKLPVIISHGLISSSADWVLLGPHKALAYTLCDNGFDVWLANARGNTYSKCHKYYSTKDREFWNFSWHEIGYYDIPAMIDYVLEKTGHSQLYYIGHSQGTTAFYVMGSERPEYNAKVKTMISLAPIAFLSNQRSPLLKLIVHFYSLMEWGSHICNIHEWFPRNKWQTRIMSTFMRNAPCMVTKGFCSCWFYLIAGFGSDQLDKSMLPLIFGHFPAGSSTKQIIHYSQIIISESFRKFDYGSKENLALYGSTQPPKYRLERIKVPIAIFYSENDFLADYADIQKLVTRLPNVIQVKKIAYEKFNHIDYLWGRDARTFLYNSIVAILKKF, via the exons ATGAACAAACTGACAAGTCAAGATGAGGCCCACATGACAACG CCTGAACTAATTAAAGCACATGGCTACATAGCTGAAACTCATCAAATTTGGACAGAAGACGATTATTGTCTGAATGTGCATCGTGTGCTTCCACCGAATGATCAAATGCCAtcgatgttattaaatattgatgccCCACACGCTATCATAGATACCAAGAcaacaattattaatgataacaAAAATAGTGACTTGTCAGCTTCCTCCAATTGTCACAGAGTCTTGGAAACTCTTGAATCTTGTAGTACAAATAATTCGAAATTACCAGTTATTATAAGCCATGGGCTCATATCAAGTTCTGCAGATTGGGTGCTGTTAGGACCTCACAAAGCTCTCG CATACACTCTTTGTGACAATGGATTCGATGTTTGGCTCGCAAATGCTCGTGGAAATACCTATTCCAAGTGTCACAAATATTACTCAACTAAAGATAGagaattttggaattttag CTGGCACGAGATTGGATACTACGATATACCAGCGATGATAGATTATGTCTTAGAGAAAACTGGTCATTCCCAATTATATTACATCGGCCACAGTCAGGGTACAACCGCGTTCTACGTTATGGGAAGCGAAAGGCCAGAATACAACGCTAAAGTCAAGACAATGATCAGTTTGGCGCCTATAGCATTCTTATCAAATCAAAGAAGCCCCCTTTTGAAATTGATCgtacatttttatagtttaatggAG TGGGGATCCCATATTTGTAACATACATGAATGGTTTCCTCGTAACAAGTGGCAAACGCGTATAATGAGCACCTTCATGCGCAATGCTCCTTGCATGGTGACAAAAGGTTTCTGCAGTTGTTGGTTTTATCTTATCGCCGGATTTGGTAGTGATCAGCTCGATAAATCCATGTTGCCTTTAATATTCGGACATTTCCCAGCAGGCAGTTcaacaaaacaaataattcattaCAGTCAGATAATAATCTCTg AATCTTTTCGGAAGTTTGATTATGGCTCTAAAGAAAATCTGGCGCTCTATGGATCCACTCAACCACCTAAATATAGACttgaaagaataaaagtaCCTATAGCGATCTTTTATAGCGAGAATGATTTTTTGGCTGATTATGCC GATATTCAAAAACTAGTTACTAGATTACCAAATGTTATACAAGTTAAAAAGATAgcgtatgaaaaatttaatcacaTTGATTATCTTTGGGGTCGTGATGCGAGGACATTTCTATACAACAGTATTGTCgctatattaaagaaattttaa